In Pengzhenrongella sicca, a single genomic region encodes these proteins:
- a CDS encoding alpha/beta hydrolase, with amino-acid sequence MTDTTTDTLGSRDAAAAVRGAVSYRGLTYAQVSGFRPLLLDVHVPAGGPAGSSGPAGSSGLTGSSGLAGSSGPAGPAGPVPCVVWVHGGGWESGDRRFTPETWPAGLLFESLIAAGLAVATVDYRLSGEALFPAALHDVKSAVRFLRAHAGELGLDPARFGVCGESAGGHLAAMIALTGDDGAYEGSVGLLGPSTVVQAAAVLYGVTDFSAEIASRNLPPGLVPDEPESRFLGATPEQAPALAAAASPVSHATASAPPVLLISGDADTLVPLDQSERLRDALLAAGARDVVLEVVPGADHCFVGVDPAGPLGTVVEFLRGRLHP; translated from the coding sequence GTGACCGACACGACGACCGACACGCTCGGCTCGCGCGACGCGGCCGCGGCCGTGCGCGGGGCGGTGAGCTACCGGGGCCTGACGTACGCCCAGGTGTCCGGGTTCCGGCCGCTCCTGCTGGACGTGCACGTCCCGGCCGGCGGTCCGGCCGGCAGCTCCGGTCCGGCCGGCAGCTCCGGTCTAACCGGCAGCTCTGGTCTCGCCGGCAGCTCCGGTCCAGCCGGACCGGCCGGCCCGGTGCCCTGCGTCGTGTGGGTGCACGGCGGCGGGTGGGAGAGCGGGGACCGGCGCTTCACGCCCGAGACCTGGCCGGCGGGGCTGCTGTTCGAGTCGCTGATCGCGGCCGGCCTCGCCGTCGCGACCGTGGACTACCGCCTCTCGGGCGAGGCGCTGTTCCCGGCGGCGCTGCACGACGTGAAGTCCGCCGTGCGCTTCCTGCGCGCCCACGCCGGCGAGCTTGGCCTCGACCCGGCGCGGTTCGGGGTGTGCGGCGAGAGCGCCGGCGGGCACCTCGCGGCGATGATCGCCCTCACTGGCGACGACGGCGCGTACGAGGGCTCGGTGGGCCTGCTAGGTCCCAGCACGGTCGTGCAGGCGGCGGCCGTGCTCTACGGCGTCACGGACTTCTCCGCCGAGATCGCGAGCCGCAACCTGCCGCCCGGGCTCGTCCCGGACGAGCCGGAGTCACGGTTCCTCGGCGCGACGCCCGAGCAGGCGCCCGCCCTCGCGGCCGCCGCGTCCCCGGTGAGCCACGCGACGGCGTCGGCGCCCCCGGTCCTGCTCATCAGCGGCGACGCGGACACGCTCGTGCCGCTCGACCAGAGCGAGCGCCTGCGGGACGCGCTGCTCGCGGCCGGGGCGCGCGACGTCGTCCTCGAGGTCGTGCCCGGCGCCGACCACTGCTTCGTGGGCGTCGACCCGGCCGGGCCGCTGGGCACGGTCGTCGAGTTCCTGAGGGGCCGCCTGCACCCCTGA
- a CDS encoding acetate/propionate family kinase, translating to MSSLVLVINAGSSSIKYQLTDAVSGEAVAGGIIERIGQALSSVKHDGPDGRTKLEQPVPNHEAGIATILDLFATHGPDLREVTLTAVGHRVVQGGTRFTGPAVVDDSVEAAIEEWSALAPLHNPANLSGIRAARAAFPDVPHIAVFDTSFHSTLPPAAYTYAIDRELARKHSIRRYGYHGTSHQFVSRTTAELLGKDPSEVNVIVLHLGNGASASAVRGGVCVETSMGLTPLEGLVMGTRSGDLDPAMLIHLGRVAGMSLDDLDVMLNRESGMLGMSGFSDMRDIEDAVAAGDVNAITASEVYYHRIKGYVGNYYAQLGHVDAIAFTAGIGENDDAVRLNSLAGLGRLGIEIDPARNKVRSPEPRVISTDGSEVTVFVIPTNEELEIARQAVALVGA from the coding sequence ATGAGCTCGCTCGTTCTCGTCATCAACGCGGGGTCCTCCTCGATCAAGTACCAGCTCACCGACGCCGTCTCGGGCGAGGCCGTCGCCGGCGGCATCATCGAGCGCATCGGCCAGGCGCTCAGCAGCGTCAAGCACGACGGCCCGGACGGCCGCACGAAGCTCGAGCAGCCGGTGCCGAACCACGAGGCGGGCATCGCCACGATCCTCGACCTGTTCGCGACGCACGGCCCCGACCTGCGTGAGGTCACCCTCACGGCGGTCGGGCACCGCGTGGTGCAGGGCGGCACCCGGTTCACCGGCCCGGCCGTGGTCGACGACAGCGTCGAGGCCGCGATCGAGGAGTGGTCCGCGCTCGCCCCGCTGCACAACCCCGCGAACCTCTCCGGGATCCGCGCCGCCCGCGCCGCGTTCCCGGACGTGCCGCACATCGCGGTGTTCGACACGTCGTTCCACTCGACGCTGCCGCCCGCCGCGTACACGTATGCGATCGACCGCGAGCTCGCGCGCAAGCACTCCATCCGCCGCTACGGCTACCACGGCACGTCGCACCAGTTCGTCTCCCGCACGACGGCGGAGCTGCTCGGCAAGGACCCGAGCGAGGTCAACGTCATCGTGCTGCACCTCGGCAACGGCGCCTCGGCGTCGGCGGTGCGCGGCGGCGTCTGCGTCGAGACCTCGATGGGGCTCACGCCGCTCGAGGGCCTCGTCATGGGCACCCGCTCGGGCGACCTCGACCCGGCGATGCTCATCCACCTGGGCCGCGTCGCGGGCATGAGCCTCGACGACCTCGACGTCATGCTGAACCGCGAGTCCGGCATGCTCGGCATGTCCGGGTTCTCGGACATGCGCGACATCGAGGACGCGGTGGCCGCCGGCGACGTCAACGCCATCACGGCCAGCGAGGTCTACTACCACCGGATCAAGGGCTACGTGGGCAACTACTACGCCCAGCTCGGGCACGTCGACGCCATCGCCTTCACGGCCGGCATCGGCGAGAACGACGACGCGGTTCGCCTGAACTCGCTCGCCGGCCTCGGGCGCCTCGGCATCGAGATCGACCCGGCCCGCAACAAGGTCCGCTCCCCCGAGCCCCGGGTCATCTCGACCGACGGCTCGGAGGTCACGGTCTTCGTGATCCCGACGAACGAGGAGCTCGAGATCGCCCGCCAGGCGGTCGCGCTCGTCGGCGCGTAG
- the pta gene encoding phosphate acetyltransferase, with the protein MTESAQQTEAAVTRSIYITSPEGGTGKSTVALGVVDLLTRRAQRVGIFRPISPAGGERDYVLELLLAHDGVDVPYELCVGVTYEQVHDDLEGALSEIVEKYHEVARRCDVVVVVGTDYTDVAGPTELYYNARIAANLGAPVLLVVSGKDRTPEEVRQVTGLAIGELRANHAQVIGIVANRCTATDLSSVLAALTGPAPVWAVPEEPFLSAPTVRALMEAVEGKLAIGDEGLLSREALDVQVGAMSFEHLLDRLSDGAVVITPGDRYDILLGLLTAHAAAGFPSLAAIILNGGYYPPAPVARLVESLGQRLPIIRTDLGTFRTASAAAQTSGRLTADSQRKMDMALALTEQHIDGAALLAALDVPRAEVITPLMFEYNLLDQARSDRRHIVLPEGADDRILRAASTLLERQVADLTLLGDEASIRTRATELGLDLDDATIVDPRAGELLERFAQEYTVLRAHKGMTVERAREIVSSVSYFGTMMVGLGLADGMVSGAMHTTAHTIKPSFEIIKTIPGVSVVSGVFLMCLADRVLVYGDCAVNIDPTAEQLADIAITSAATATQFGIEPRIAMLSYSTGESAGGADVDKVRAATELVRARRPDLIIEGPIQYDAAVDAAVAKAKMPDSLVAGRATVFIFPDLNTGNNTYKAVQRSSGAVAIGPILQGLRKPVNDLSRGALVGDIVNTVAFTAIQAQALRAQAQAQATTPQEQTV; encoded by the coding sequence ATGACTGAGTCCGCACAGCAGACCGAGGCCGCGGTCACCCGCAGCATCTACATCACCTCGCCCGAGGGCGGCACCGGGAAGTCGACGGTGGCCCTCGGCGTCGTCGACCTCCTGACCCGCCGCGCGCAGCGCGTCGGCATCTTCCGCCCGATCTCCCCCGCGGGCGGCGAGCGCGACTACGTGCTCGAGCTGCTGCTCGCGCACGACGGCGTCGACGTCCCCTACGAGCTGTGCGTCGGGGTGACCTACGAGCAGGTCCACGACGACCTCGAGGGCGCGCTGTCCGAGATCGTCGAGAAGTACCACGAGGTCGCGCGGCGCTGCGACGTCGTCGTCGTCGTCGGCACGGACTACACGGACGTCGCCGGCCCCACCGAGCTGTACTACAACGCCCGGATCGCCGCGAACCTCGGCGCCCCGGTGCTGCTCGTCGTCAGCGGCAAGGACCGCACCCCCGAGGAGGTGCGCCAGGTGACCGGCCTCGCGATCGGCGAGCTGCGCGCGAACCACGCGCAGGTCATCGGGATCGTCGCGAACCGCTGTACGGCGACCGACCTGTCCTCCGTGCTGGCCGCGCTGACCGGCCCCGCGCCGGTCTGGGCCGTCCCCGAGGAGCCGTTCCTCAGCGCCCCGACGGTTCGCGCCCTCATGGAGGCCGTCGAGGGCAAGCTCGCGATCGGCGACGAGGGCCTGCTCAGCCGCGAGGCGCTCGACGTGCAGGTCGGCGCGATGTCGTTCGAGCACCTGCTCGACCGGCTCTCGGACGGCGCCGTCGTGATCACCCCCGGTGACCGCTACGACATCCTGCTCGGCCTGCTCACCGCGCACGCCGCGGCCGGCTTCCCGTCGCTCGCGGCGATCATCCTCAACGGCGGCTACTACCCGCCGGCGCCCGTGGCGCGCCTGGTCGAGAGCCTCGGCCAGCGGCTGCCGATCATCCGCACCGACCTCGGCACGTTCCGCACGGCCAGCGCGGCCGCGCAGACCAGCGGGCGCCTGACGGCCGACTCGCAGCGCAAGATGGACATGGCGCTGGCCCTGACAGAGCAGCACATCGACGGTGCGGCGCTGCTCGCGGCACTCGACGTTCCCCGCGCGGAGGTCATCACCCCGCTCATGTTCGAGTACAACCTGCTCGACCAGGCGCGCTCGGACCGCCGGCACATCGTGCTCCCCGAGGGGGCGGACGACCGCATCCTGCGGGCCGCGAGCACCCTGCTCGAGCGCCAGGTCGCCGACCTGACCCTCCTCGGCGACGAGGCCTCAATCCGGACTCGCGCCACCGAGCTCGGCCTCGACCTCGACGACGCCACGATCGTCGACCCGCGCGCGGGCGAGCTGCTCGAGCGCTTCGCGCAGGAGTACACCGTGCTGCGCGCGCACAAGGGCATGACCGTCGAGCGGGCCCGCGAGATCGTCTCGTCGGTCTCGTACTTCGGCACGATGATGGTCGGCCTCGGCCTGGCCGACGGCATGGTCTCGGGCGCGATGCACACCACCGCGCACACCATCAAGCCGTCGTTCGAGATCATCAAGACGATCCCGGGCGTCTCCGTCGTCTCCGGCGTCTTCCTCATGTGCCTCGCCGACCGCGTGCTGGTCTACGGGGACTGCGCCGTCAACATCGACCCGACCGCCGAGCAGCTCGCGGACATCGCGATCACCTCGGCCGCGACGGCCACCCAGTTCGGCATCGAGCCGCGCATCGCGATGCTGTCCTACTCGACCGGCGAGTCCGCCGGCGGGGCCGACGTCGACAAGGTCCGGGCCGCGACCGAGCTCGTGCGCGCCCGCCGCCCCGACCTCATCATCGAGGGCCCCATCCAGTACGACGCCGCGGTCGACGCGGCTGTCGCCAAGGCGAAGATGCCCGACTCGCTCGTCGCCGGGCGCGCCACGGTGTTCATCTTCCCGGACCTCAACACCGGGAACAACACCTACAAGGCCGTGCAGCGCTCGTCGGGCGCCGTCGCGATCGGACCGATCCTGCAGGGGCTGCGCAAGCCGGTCAACGACCTCTCGCGCGGCGCCCTCGTCGGAGACATTGTCAACACCGTCGCGTTCACCGCGATCCAGGCCCAGGCGCTTCGCGCGCAGGCGCAGGCCCAGGCCACGACCCCTCAGGAGCAGACCGTATGA
- a CDS encoding phosphoketolase family protein, protein MHTQTISPAVDAPAAWAARPDRPLTDETLNLVDAWWRAANYLSIGQIYLLNNPLLRRPLERDDVKPRLVGHWGTTPGLNFIYAHLNRAIVERSLSTMYITGPGHGGPGLVANAYLDGTYSEVYTDITQDDEGLNRLFQQFSFPGGIPSHVAPETPGSIHEGGELGYALSHAYGAAFDNPDLLVAAVVGDGEAETGPLATSWHSNKFVNPAKDGVVLPILHLNGYKIANPTVLARIPEDELLDLMRGYGHAPHAFTGGFDGEDPAAVHRRFAELLDVVLDEIAEIKARAAAGDLSRPKWPMIIMRTPKGWTCPPVIDGKQVENSWRSHQVPLSSARDTDAHLKILEGWLKSYRAEELFDETGHLVPELAATAPRGHLRMSDNLHTNGGLLLRDLRLPDFRDFAVDVPVPGGSISEATKVLGQWLAEVIKLNPDNFRIFGPDETASNRLQAVYEVTDKQWNAEYLTTDEGEHLARAGRVMEMLSEHQCQGWLEGYLLTGRHGMFSCYEAFIHIIDSMFNQHAKWLKVSHEIPWRRPVASLNYLLSSHVWRQDHNGFSHQDPGFIDHVVNKKAEVVRVYLPPDANTLLSTYDHCLRSRDYVNVVVAGKQPAPNFLTMDQAVAHCARGLGIWEWAGNERPGEQPDVVLGCAGDVPTLEILAAADLLRQHLPDLTVRVVNVLDLMRLQDEREHPHGLSDRDFDALFTTDRPVVFAYHGYPWLIHRLTYRRAGHSNIHVRGYKEEGTTTTPFDMVMLNDLDRFHLVMDVIDRVPSLGSRAAGLRQQMADARLEARQYTRTHGEDMPSIANWVWPDAGDTATEIGGPQGSSVISTGGDNE, encoded by the coding sequence ATGCACACGCAGACGATCAGCCCGGCGGTCGACGCACCCGCGGCCTGGGCAGCACGCCCCGATCGCCCCCTCACCGACGAGACCCTCAACCTCGTGGACGCCTGGTGGCGCGCCGCGAACTATCTGTCGATCGGACAGATCTACCTGCTCAACAACCCCCTGCTGCGCCGCCCGCTCGAGCGCGACGACGTCAAGCCCCGCCTCGTCGGCCACTGGGGCACGACGCCGGGCCTCAACTTCATCTACGCGCACCTGAACCGCGCGATCGTCGAGCGCTCGCTGTCGACGATGTACATCACCGGACCGGGCCACGGCGGCCCCGGACTCGTCGCCAACGCCTACCTCGACGGCACGTACTCCGAGGTCTACACCGACATCACCCAGGACGACGAGGGCCTGAACCGGCTCTTCCAGCAGTTCTCCTTCCCCGGCGGGATTCCCAGCCACGTGGCCCCGGAGACCCCCGGCTCGATCCACGAGGGCGGCGAGCTCGGGTACGCGCTCTCCCACGCGTACGGCGCGGCGTTCGACAACCCGGACCTGCTCGTCGCGGCCGTCGTCGGCGACGGCGAGGCCGAGACCGGGCCCCTGGCGACCAGCTGGCACTCCAACAAGTTCGTCAACCCCGCGAAGGACGGCGTCGTCCTGCCGATCCTGCACCTGAACGGGTACAAGATCGCGAACCCGACCGTGCTCGCCCGGATCCCCGAGGACGAGCTCCTCGACCTCATGCGCGGCTACGGGCACGCGCCGCACGCGTTCACCGGCGGCTTCGACGGCGAGGACCCGGCGGCCGTGCACCGCCGCTTCGCCGAGCTGCTCGACGTCGTGCTCGACGAGATCGCCGAGATCAAGGCGCGCGCCGCCGCGGGCGACCTGTCCCGGCCGAAGTGGCCGATGATCATCATGCGCACCCCGAAGGGCTGGACCTGCCCGCCGGTCATCGACGGCAAGCAGGTCGAGAACTCCTGGCGCTCGCACCAGGTCCCGCTCTCGAGCGCGCGCGACACCGACGCGCACCTCAAGATCCTCGAGGGCTGGCTGAAGTCGTACCGGGCCGAGGAGCTCTTCGACGAGACCGGCCACCTCGTGCCGGAGCTCGCCGCGACGGCGCCCCGCGGGCACCTGCGCATGAGCGACAACCTGCACACCAACGGCGGGCTGCTGCTGCGCGACCTCCGCCTGCCGGACTTCCGCGACTTCGCCGTCGACGTCCCGGTCCCCGGCGGGTCGATCAGCGAGGCGACCAAGGTGCTCGGCCAGTGGCTCGCCGAGGTCATCAAGCTCAACCCCGACAACTTCCGGATCTTCGGGCCGGACGAGACCGCGTCGAACCGCCTGCAGGCCGTCTACGAGGTCACCGACAAGCAGTGGAACGCCGAGTACCTGACGACCGACGAGGGCGAGCACCTCGCCCGCGCGGGCCGCGTGATGGAGATGCTCTCGGAGCACCAGTGCCAGGGGTGGCTCGAGGGCTACCTCCTGACCGGCCGGCACGGGATGTTCAGCTGCTACGAGGCGTTCATCCACATCATCGACTCGATGTTCAACCAGCACGCCAAGTGGCTCAAGGTCAGCCACGAGATCCCGTGGCGTCGGCCGGTCGCGTCCCTGAACTACCTGCTCTCGAGCCACGTGTGGCGCCAGGACCACAACGGCTTCAGCCACCAGGACCCCGGCTTCATCGACCACGTCGTGAACAAGAAGGCCGAGGTCGTCCGGGTGTACCTGCCGCCGGACGCGAACACGCTGCTGTCGACGTACGACCACTGCCTGCGCAGCCGCGACTACGTCAACGTCGTCGTCGCCGGCAAGCAGCCCGCGCCGAACTTCCTCACGATGGACCAGGCCGTCGCGCACTGCGCGCGCGGGCTCGGCATCTGGGAGTGGGCAGGCAACGAGCGCCCGGGCGAGCAGCCCGACGTCGTGCTCGGCTGCGCGGGGGACGTCCCGACGCTCGAGATCCTCGCCGCCGCGGACCTGCTGCGCCAGCACCTGCCCGACCTGACGGTGCGCGTCGTCAACGTGCTCGACCTGATGCGCCTGCAGGACGAGCGCGAGCACCCGCACGGCCTCTCCGACCGCGACTTCGACGCCCTGTTCACCACGGACCGGCCCGTCGTCTTCGCCTACCACGGCTACCCGTGGCTCATCCACCGCCTGACCTACCGGCGCGCGGGCCACTCCAACATCCACGTGCGCGGGTACAAGGAGGAGGGCACGACCACGACACCGTTCGACATGGTCATGCTCAACGACCTCGACCGCTTCCACCTCGTGATGGATGTGATCGACCGGGTTCCGAGCCTCGGATCCCGGGCAGCAGGCCTGCGCCAGCAGATGGCTGACGCACGGCTCGAAGCACGCCAGTACACCCGGACGCACGGCGAAGACATGCCGTCGATCGCGAACTGGGTCTGGCCCGACGCCGGGGACACGGCGACCGAGATCGGTGGCCCGCAGGGCTCCTCGGTGATTTCCACAGGAGGAGACAACGAATGA